One genomic window of Streptomyces sp. NBC_01276 includes the following:
- a CDS encoding CDP-alcohol phosphatidyltransferase family protein: protein MPRPSVAELRPVVHPPGVKDRRSGEHWGGRLYMREISLRITRLLVATKVTPNQLTYVMTLAGVLAAPALLVPGIWGAVLGVVMVQLYLLLDCVDGEVARWKKQYSLAGVYLDRVGAYLCDAAVLVGFGLRASDLWGSGRIDWLWAFLGTLAALGAILIKAETDLVGVARHQTGKEPVKEAASEPRSSGMALARRAASALKFHRLVLGIEASLLILVLAVLDQVRGDLFFSRLGVAVLAGIALLQTVLHLVSILASSRLK, encoded by the coding sequence ATGCCCAGACCATCCGTAGCTGAACTCCGGCCCGTCGTTCACCCGCCGGGCGTCAAGGACCGGCGCAGTGGCGAGCACTGGGGCGGCCGCCTGTACATGCGCGAGATCTCCCTGCGCATCACCCGTCTCCTGGTCGCCACCAAGGTCACGCCCAACCAGCTGACCTACGTGATGACCCTCGCCGGTGTCCTCGCCGCGCCCGCCCTCCTGGTGCCCGGCATCTGGGGCGCCGTCCTCGGCGTGGTCATGGTCCAGCTGTACCTGCTGCTCGACTGCGTCGACGGCGAGGTCGCCCGCTGGAAGAAGCAGTACTCGCTCGCCGGGGTCTACCTGGACCGGGTCGGCGCCTACCTGTGCGACGCGGCCGTCCTGGTCGGCTTCGGCCTGCGCGCCAGCGATCTGTGGGGCAGCGGGCGCATCGACTGGCTGTGGGCCTTCCTGGGCACCCTCGCGGCGCTCGGCGCGATCCTGATCAAGGCCGAGACCGACCTGGTCGGCGTCGCCCGCCACCAGACGGGCAAGGAGCCGGTCAAGGAGGCCGCCTCCGAGCCCCGCTCCTCCGGCATGGCCCTGGCCCGCCGGGCCGCCTCCGCGCTCAAGTTCCACCGCCTGGTGCTGGGCATCGAGGCCTCCCTGCTCATCCTGGTGCTGGCCGTCCTGGACCAGGTCCGCGGCGACCTGTTCTTCTCCCGGCTCGGCGTGGCCGTCCTGGCCGGCATCGCGCTGCTCCAGACCGTGCTGCACCTGGTGTCGATCCTGGCCTCCAGCAGGCTCAAGTGA